A single region of the Enterococcus mundtii genome encodes:
- a CDS encoding zinc-binding dehydrogenase, giving the protein MKATVFLEPGKMAIKEMPKPELNQENEAIIRVVRASVCGSDLWWYRGISKKEAGSAAGHEAIGIVEEVAEDVTNVEPGDFVIVPFTHGCGECEACLAGFDGDCLSDTSGSTGYQAEYIRYRNANWGLVKIPGKPEDYSDDMLNSFVTLADVMATGYHAAVSAEVKEGDTVVVIGDGAVGLCGVIGAKLLGASKIIAMSRHEDRQQLALTFGATDIIAARGEEAIAEVMKLTGAGADAVLECVGTQQAVETAVKVGRPGAVVGRVGVPHVDELDTNALFYRNIGLRGGIAAVTTHDRAALLEAVLSNKIEPGKVFTQQFELDQVQAAYEAMDERKAIKSLLVIT; this is encoded by the coding sequence ATGAAAGCAACAGTATTTTTAGAGCCAGGGAAAATGGCTATCAAAGAAATGCCTAAGCCAGAATTGAATCAAGAGAACGAAGCAATCATTCGTGTGGTACGTGCAAGTGTATGTGGTTCTGATTTATGGTGGTATCGTGGTATCTCTAAAAAAGAAGCAGGATCTGCTGCGGGACATGAAGCGATTGGTATCGTAGAAGAAGTAGCAGAAGATGTTACAAACGTTGAACCGGGTGATTTTGTTATTGTGCCTTTTACCCATGGTTGTGGGGAATGTGAGGCCTGTTTAGCTGGGTTTGATGGTGATTGTTTATCAGATACTTCAGGTTCAACAGGGTACCAGGCAGAGTATATTCGCTATCGCAATGCGAATTGGGGGTTAGTAAAAATCCCTGGTAAACCAGAAGATTATTCCGATGATATGTTAAATTCTTTTGTTACGTTGGCAGATGTTATGGCAACGGGCTATCATGCAGCAGTGAGTGCTGAGGTGAAAGAAGGAGATACAGTTGTTGTGATCGGAGATGGAGCTGTAGGGTTATGTGGAGTCATTGGAGCAAAATTGTTAGGCGCATCAAAAATCATTGCGATGAGTCGACATGAAGACCGTCAACAGCTAGCTTTGACATTTGGAGCAACGGATATCATTGCGGCTCGTGGAGAAGAAGCAATCGCTGAGGTCATGAAATTAACAGGTGCCGGCGCAGATGCAGTGTTAGAATGTGTAGGGACACAACAAGCAGTTGAAACGGCTGTAAAAGTAGGCCGACCAGGTGCGGTTGTTGGACGTGTTGGCGTCCCTCACGTAGATGAGTTGGATACGAACGCTTTGTTTTATCGTAATATCGGTTTACGTGGAGGGATTGCGGCTGTGACGACTCACGACCGAGCTGCACTATTAGAAGCAGTCTTATCAAATAAAATCGAACCAGGTAAAGTCTTTACGCAACAATTCGAGTTAGATCAAGTTCAAGCTGCTTATGAGGCAATGGATGAACGAAAAGCAATCAAATCACTGTTGGTCATCACATAG
- the pepF gene encoding oligoendopeptidase F has translation MSETTKLPNREDLPEKLTWDLTPIFSSDQEFDKKYEELTEELKNSEHYKGTLGNGATAFLEALEFVLTMYRKVELIYVYSHLKNDQDTTNTTYQALYARAGSLLSKVSEAIAWYEPEVLQLSDEQIWQYFEEEPKLEVYRHYVKQMVDNRAHILSADQEALLAGAGEIFGASSGTFAVLNNADLEFPTITGENGEKIQLSHGVYGQLLESTNREVREAAFKGLYSVYAQFRNTFASTLGTHIKGHNFKAKARRYASAREAALSNNHIPESVYDTLVTVVNKHLPLLHRYMELRKRLLNVDTLHMYDLYTPVLGEAPIKFTYEEAVEKAIESLAPMGEEYLAVVKEAFSNRWIDVVENKGKRSGAYSSGSYDTNPYILMNWHDTLDQLFTLVHEMGHSVHSYFTRSNQPFVYGDYSIFLAEIASTTNENILTEHLLATEEDPRVRAYVLNHYLDGFKGTIFRQTQFAEFEHFMHQEDAKGTPLTSEYLSESYGELNAKYYGPAVEKDPEIKDEWARIPHFYYNYYVYQYSTGFSAASALAKKIWEKEPGALDAYLTYLKAGNSDYPVEVMKKAGVDMTQAAYIEDAMAVFEQRLNELEALVEEL, from the coding sequence ATGAGCGAAACAACGAAGTTACCAAATAGAGAAGATTTGCCTGAAAAATTGACATGGGACCTAACACCAATCTTTTCAAGCGATCAAGAATTTGATAAAAAGTACGAAGAATTGACTGAAGAATTAAAAAATTCTGAGCATTATAAAGGAACATTAGGTAATGGAGCAACAGCATTTTTGGAGGCGCTTGAATTTGTCTTAACAATGTATCGTAAAGTTGAGCTTATTTATGTCTATTCCCATTTAAAAAATGACCAAGATACGACAAATACGACATATCAAGCATTGTATGCTCGTGCTGGAAGTTTACTTTCAAAAGTGAGTGAAGCAATTGCTTGGTATGAGCCAGAAGTATTGCAACTTTCTGATGAGCAAATTTGGCAATATTTTGAAGAAGAACCAAAATTAGAAGTTTATCGTCATTATGTCAAACAAATGGTTGATAACCGCGCACACATCTTGTCAGCAGATCAGGAAGCATTACTTGCTGGAGCCGGAGAAATCTTTGGTGCTTCAAGTGGTACATTTGCAGTATTGAATAATGCTGATTTAGAGTTCCCAACAATCACTGGCGAGAATGGTGAAAAGATCCAATTATCGCATGGTGTATATGGTCAATTATTAGAAAGTACCAATCGTGAAGTACGTGAAGCGGCGTTCAAAGGACTATACAGCGTATATGCACAATTTAGAAACACTTTTGCTTCCACACTTGGGACGCATATCAAAGGGCACAACTTCAAAGCCAAAGCACGTCGATACGCTTCTGCCAGAGAAGCTGCACTAAGCAATAACCATATTCCTGAAAGTGTGTATGATACTTTAGTTACTGTTGTGAACAAACATTTGCCGTTATTGCATCGATATATGGAACTACGGAAACGACTATTAAACGTAGATACATTGCATATGTATGATCTGTATACGCCAGTATTAGGTGAAGCACCAATCAAATTTACGTATGAAGAAGCAGTAGAAAAAGCCATTGAATCACTTGCGCCAATGGGAGAAGAATATCTGGCTGTCGTAAAAGAAGCATTTTCAAACCGTTGGATCGATGTAGTCGAGAATAAAGGGAAACGCAGTGGCGCTTATTCTTCTGGTAGTTATGATACCAACCCTTACATTCTGATGAACTGGCATGATACGTTGGATCAACTGTTCACCTTGGTCCATGAAATGGGACATAGTGTCCACAGCTATTTCACACGTTCGAACCAACCTTTCGTCTATGGTGATTATTCAATCTTTTTAGCCGAGATCGCGTCAACAACAAATGAAAATATTTTGACCGAACATTTATTAGCGACCGAAGAAGATCCTCGGGTTCGTGCCTATGTCTTGAATCATTATTTAGATGGTTTTAAAGGAACAATTTTCCGTCAAACACAATTTGCAGAGTTTGAACACTTCATGCATCAAGAAGATGCAAAAGGAACACCTTTGACGAGTGAGTACCTAAGTGAAAGCTATGGCGAATTAAATGCTAAGTATTATGGTCCAGCTGTTGAAAAAGATCCAGAAATCAAAGATGAATGGGCGCGTATCCCACATTTCTACTATAATTATTATGTCTATCAATACTCAACAGGATTTTCTGCTGCATCTGCTTTAGCGAAGAAAATCTGGGAGAAAGAACCAGGCGCATTAGATGCTTACCTAACGTATCTAAAAGCAGGAAACAGCGATTATCCAGTAGAAGTAATGAAGAAAGCTGGTGTGGACATGACCCAAGCAGCTTATATTGAAGATGCAATGGCCGTGTTTGAACAACGATTAAATGAATTAGAAGCATTAGTGGAAGAATTATAG
- a CDS encoding PTS sugar transporter subunit IIB — translation MKFAAVCGSGLGSSFMVEMNINSVLNDLGVSGVEVAHYDLGSAAPELADVFFIGRDLADSAQHLGEIVVLESIIDLDELKEKVAETCRQKGLL, via the coding sequence ATGAAATTTGCAGCAGTATGTGGTTCAGGATTAGGATCCAGTTTTATGGTGGAGATGAATATCAATTCAGTATTAAATGATCTAGGGGTAAGTGGAGTGGAAGTTGCTCATTACGATCTAGGAAGTGCAGCACCAGAATTAGCAGATGTCTTTTTTATCGGTAGAGATTTAGCAGATAGCGCACAACATTTAGGTGAAATCGTCGTGTTGGAGAGTATCATCGATCTAGATGAATTGAAAGAAAAAGTAGCGGAGACATGTAGACAAAAAGGATTACTATAA
- the abc-f gene encoding ribosomal protection-like ABC-F family protein, producing the protein MEALAMLLKEIEITYNGKEVLTINEQAIYENARIGIVGDNGSGKSTLLKLLAGEILPEKGRVDRRIDFKYFAQIDTVGQHLVEEIDFELLSRFRVPNQMAHFSGGEETKYRLAQVLSTYTTGLLLDEPTTHLDQRSVQMLIEELRYYYGTLVFVSHDRLFLNELADKIWEVSGHTIKEYTGNYDDYVKQKEQEVIAQERAHDDYLRERKKLENSMIKKEQQAKKMAQSSNQKSRSNKNSRKPDRLSGTKQKESGQKGIMKAAKSMEKRLEKLTEVARVQKKHPIDFPQSETTVLHNKFPVVGESVTIHYDEKILLDEVNFAFALGKNIAIIGSNGSGKSSLLRHILQQKNGVKLSPKVTFAVYEQRDYHYVEDLTVLQYLMRQTEYPESLIRSMLHHLSFSPEAIQQSVCSLSGGEATRLSLATLFAKPSNVLILDEPTNFIDLRTMNALEYFLKQYHGTVLFTSHDPYFVQQVADQVYEIKDRKLIR; encoded by the coding sequence ATGGAAGCATTAGCAATGCTATTAAAAGAGATTGAGATTACGTATAACGGAAAAGAAGTATTAACAATCAATGAGCAAGCGATTTATGAGAATGCGCGGATCGGTATCGTCGGAGATAATGGTAGCGGGAAATCGACGTTACTTAAATTATTAGCTGGAGAAATCCTACCAGAAAAAGGAAGAGTAGATCGAAGGATTGATTTTAAATATTTTGCACAGATCGATACCGTTGGTCAGCATCTAGTCGAAGAAATCGATTTTGAGTTACTCAGCCGTTTCCGAGTTCCCAATCAAATGGCTCACTTTAGTGGTGGTGAAGAAACGAAATATCGTTTGGCACAAGTATTATCTACGTACACGACAGGTTTGTTGTTAGATGAACCAACCACTCATTTAGATCAACGAAGCGTGCAAATGTTGATTGAAGAACTTCGGTATTATTATGGAACCTTAGTTTTTGTTAGCCATGATCGCTTATTTCTCAATGAATTAGCTGACAAAATATGGGAAGTATCGGGACATACGATCAAAGAATATACAGGGAATTATGATGATTATGTAAAGCAAAAAGAACAAGAAGTAATTGCTCAAGAAAGAGCGCATGATGACTATTTGAGAGAACGTAAAAAATTAGAAAATAGCATGATCAAAAAAGAGCAACAAGCCAAAAAAATGGCACAATCTTCCAATCAAAAAAGCAGAAGTAATAAAAACAGTCGGAAACCTGATCGTTTGTCAGGAACAAAACAAAAAGAAAGTGGTCAAAAAGGGATAATGAAAGCGGCGAAGTCAATGGAGAAACGTTTAGAAAAATTAACGGAAGTCGCAAGAGTACAAAAAAAGCATCCGATTGATTTCCCGCAGTCAGAAACAACTGTTTTACACAATAAGTTCCCAGTCGTAGGTGAATCAGTGACGATCCATTATGATGAAAAAATCCTGCTTGATGAAGTTAACTTTGCCTTCGCACTAGGGAAGAATATCGCGATTATTGGATCGAATGGCAGTGGGAAATCTAGTTTATTACGACACATCTTACAGCAAAAAAATGGAGTGAAGCTTAGTCCCAAAGTTACTTTTGCTGTCTATGAGCAAAGGGATTATCACTATGTTGAGGATCTGACCGTCCTACAGTATTTGATGCGTCAGACCGAATATCCAGAAAGTTTGATCCGAAGTATGCTACACCATTTAAGCTTTTCACCGGAGGCTATCCAACAATCAGTTTGTTCGTTAAGTGGAGGAGAAGCTACACGGCTGTCACTAGCAACCTTGTTTGCTAAGCCTTCCAACGTATTGATTCTAGATGAACCGACTAATTTTATTGATCTGCGGACAATGAATGCGCTAGAGTATTTTTTGAAACAATATCATGGAACTGTTTTGTTTACCTCGCATGACCCTTATTTTGTTCAACAAGTGGCAGATCAAGTCTATGAAATAAAGGATCGAAAACTGATTCGATGA
- a CDS encoding adaptor protein MecA, with the protein MEMEHINENTIRVMIGHDDLEERGVSFLDLLGNHREIENFFYSILEEVDIEEEFQSSEAVTFQVLPKGDGLELFISKNMPDEEIGQNNESTLNSADVSEFLQGQMLANEEESDLTESTTASEQRAIFVFNDFEQVIQLANDVQLESAWTDLYQLEERYYLVVHFWMENLNQTDVENQYARILEFAEKSTRTAEALNEYGQQLMERNALERVKFYFE; encoded by the coding sequence ATGGAAATGGAACATATCAATGAGAATACGATTCGTGTAATGATTGGTCATGATGACCTAGAAGAACGTGGGGTCTCATTTTTAGATTTATTAGGTAACCACAGAGAAATTGAAAACTTTTTTTATAGTATCTTAGAAGAAGTGGATATTGAAGAGGAGTTCCAAAGTAGCGAAGCTGTCACTTTCCAAGTTTTGCCAAAAGGGGATGGCCTAGAGCTGTTTATCAGTAAGAATATGCCAGACGAAGAGATCGGTCAAAACAATGAATCGACGTTGAATAGCGCAGATGTTAGTGAGTTTCTTCAAGGTCAAATGCTTGCAAATGAAGAGGAAAGCGACTTAACAGAATCAACTACTGCAAGTGAACAACGAGCAATCTTTGTATTCAATGACTTTGAGCAAGTGATCCAGCTTGCCAATGATGTTCAGTTAGAATCAGCTTGGACAGATCTATACCAATTAGAAGAACGTTATTATTTAGTTGTTCACTTTTGGATGGAAAATCTAAATCAAACCGATGTTGAAAATCAATATGCACGTATTTTAGAATTCGCTGAGAAAAGTACACGAACAGCTGAAGCATTGAATGAATATGGGCAGCAATTGATGGAACGTAATGCTCTGGAACGAGTAAAATTTTATTTTGAATAA
- a CDS encoding competence protein CoiA: MLLAKDKEGSIFLATDATKECDYYCPNCGNQVFLKRGMKRIAHFFHHDTSDCQVFSEAESEEHLNLKRQCFRWLKKSYPRVEMEGYLSQLMQRPDILVGHHAFEIQCSPLSYERMIERTINYKANGYVVWWLLGMKFFKRNDCLRLEKKFCYYDDLRQLHFWQIDWSTQKVYLYSQIFTDLSGKIRFEQSSWSFFEKELLTVLEVESGSLRKIPSSSSVKTKDWIAKQIIRKNKKVLGVQEQCYLRKKHVLYLESWFYEGSDFFCFFSEQVFFYRLLFSQMKCKENDKKTSSFDKWYQEIKEYKNEWLFPLIDEQKIYRLFYEECKRLVQK; encoded by the coding sequence ATGTTACTCGCCAAAGACAAAGAAGGGTCTATTTTTTTAGCAACTGATGCAACAAAAGAGTGCGACTACTATTGTCCAAACTGTGGGAATCAAGTGTTTTTAAAAAGAGGAATGAAGAGAATCGCCCATTTTTTCCATCATGATACTTCGGACTGCCAAGTATTTAGTGAGGCGGAATCTGAAGAGCATCTTAATCTAAAAAGACAATGTTTCCGATGGTTGAAAAAAAGCTATCCAAGAGTAGAAATGGAAGGATATCTATCACAACTGATGCAACGTCCGGATATCTTGGTTGGTCATCATGCGTTTGAGATCCAATGTTCTCCATTGTCTTATGAGCGAATGATCGAAAGGACGATCAATTACAAAGCAAATGGGTATGTTGTTTGGTGGCTATTAGGAATGAAATTTTTCAAAAGGAACGATTGCTTAAGATTAGAAAAAAAGTTTTGCTACTACGACGATTTACGACAGCTCCACTTTTGGCAAATCGACTGGTCTACGCAAAAGGTTTACTTATATAGTCAGATCTTCACAGACTTATCGGGGAAAATCAGGTTTGAACAATCTTCTTGGTCCTTTTTTGAGAAAGAGCTATTAACAGTATTAGAAGTCGAAAGTGGCTCATTGCGAAAAATACCAAGTTCTTCTTCCGTGAAAACAAAAGACTGGATAGCAAAACAAATCATTCGAAAAAATAAAAAAGTATTAGGAGTACAAGAACAGTGCTATCTAAGAAAGAAGCATGTGCTTTATCTTGAATCGTGGTTCTATGAAGGAAGTGATTTCTTTTGCTTTTTTTCTGAACAAGTATTCTTTTATCGGTTGCTGTTTTCACAGATGAAATGCAAAGAGAATGATAAGAAAACAAGTTCTTTCGATAAATGGTATCAGGAAATCAAGGAATATAAAAATGAGTGGTTATTTCCTTTGATTGATGAACAAAAAATTTATCGATTGTTTTATGAAGAGTGTAAACGTTTAGTACAAAAATAA
- a CDS encoding PTS ascorbate transporter subunit IIC — protein sequence MNSILDLLIDIASTPAILVALIAVLGNMLQKKDVATTVKGGIKTFVGFLVVTAGAGVIESSLAPFGEMFQVAFNMQGVVPNNEAIVALALTTYGTYTALIMLAGMAFNILIARITRYKYIYLTGHATLYMACMIAVILSVTGMSTFSLILFGGLALGICNTIFPAIAQPFTRQITKNDSVALGHTGNFGYALSGLIGKYVGNKEKSTEDINFPKGLAFLRDSTVSITITMAIVYVIVALFAGSDYITTTLSDGTNYIIYALQQAGSFAAGVFVILAGVRLILAEIVPAFKGISEKLVPNSIPALDCPIVFPYAPNAVLIGFLTSFVGGLVSLVIMVFTGTTVIIPGVVPHFFCGATAGVYGNATGGVRGAVIGSFIHGIIISFMPILLMPVMGDLGFQGSTFSDTDYGVSGIFLGNLANMGGQIAVISGVVAVLAVLIGLTLLKKSKKSDTVAE from the coding sequence ATGAATAGTATTTTAGATCTATTGATCGATATTGCGAGTACACCAGCAATCTTAGTGGCATTGATTGCTGTATTGGGGAATATGTTGCAGAAAAAAGATGTGGCAACGACTGTTAAAGGCGGAATCAAGACCTTTGTAGGATTTCTGGTTGTGACAGCTGGTGCAGGGGTCATAGAAAGTTCGTTGGCGCCATTTGGAGAAATGTTTCAAGTCGCATTCAATATGCAAGGAGTTGTTCCTAATAACGAAGCGATAGTAGCGTTAGCTCTAACTACCTATGGAACATATACAGCACTTATTATGTTAGCGGGGATGGCATTCAATATTTTGATTGCGAGAATCACTCGGTACAAATACATTTATTTGACAGGGCATGCAACGTTATACATGGCATGTATGATTGCAGTCATTTTAAGTGTAACAGGAATGAGTACGTTTAGTCTGATTTTATTCGGTGGGTTAGCGCTAGGCATCTGTAATACGATTTTTCCAGCAATCGCACAACCGTTTACACGTCAAATCACAAAAAATGACTCTGTAGCTTTAGGTCATACAGGGAACTTTGGCTACGCATTGAGTGGCTTGATCGGTAAATATGTTGGAAATAAAGAAAAATCAACAGAAGACATCAATTTTCCTAAAGGGTTAGCTTTTTTACGTGACTCAACAGTAAGTATCACGATTACGATGGCAATCGTCTATGTGATCGTTGCGTTGTTTGCCGGAAGTGACTATATTACTACCACATTGAGCGATGGCACGAATTATATTATTTATGCGTTACAACAAGCGGGTTCATTTGCCGCAGGTGTTTTTGTGATCTTAGCCGGTGTACGTTTGATTTTAGCTGAAATCGTTCCTGCATTTAAAGGAATTTCTGAAAAATTAGTACCGAATTCGATTCCAGCGTTGGATTGTCCAATCGTGTTCCCTTATGCACCAAATGCCGTATTGATTGGCTTTTTAACAAGTTTTGTTGGTGGATTAGTTAGTTTAGTGATTATGGTCTTTACCGGGACAACAGTGATCATTCCTGGCGTAGTTCCTCATTTCTTCTGTGGCGCGACAGCCGGTGTTTATGGAAATGCCACTGGGGGCGTACGTGGCGCGGTCATCGGTTCCTTTATCCACGGGATCATCATTAGTTTCATGCCGATCTTGTTGATGCCAGTAATGGGCGATCTCGGGTTCCAAGGTTCGACTTTCTCAGATACAGATTATGGTGTTTCAGGAATCTTTTTAGGAAACTTAGCAAATATGGGCGGACAAATTGCAGTTATTTCTGGTGTGGTCGCTGTGCTTGCTGTTTTGATCGGTTTGACACTTTTAAAGAAAAGTAAAAAATCAGATACAGTCGCAGAGTAA
- a CDS encoding BglG family transcription antiterminator, with protein sequence MINYRLSYLFEETNRQKLIRLTNLEEETLKIELTKINHFCEKKLGQKINISGEEILVPEAIRRRWSEVLFEVSKQELYFSEEERQAMIYLLAFSMVDDLSVYYFQELFNVSKNTVLKDVRNLRMKLQEEDIRLIYSRKKGFYIDGAELDVRRVAYSTVGVLTDTKNGHWLLFEGIYGISRTNYVVVRDRLLRILEEFDLIIVPSRFEEMLYFISFLLSRITKKAVFLTEKDKEMLTSLNVYQASKKFLTDFGQIKNQVEEECYLTVLLKTVLQGDIEDHSVEFLLECAREVIHEMERLSAVRFVDYRKLLMNFFYHLVPAYFRIRYRFTLNNVLIDEIKTQYRELFELTRLALYPLKQLVGEIPDTEIGYFTILFGGEIRKQKERHHYQRLKAMIVCPSGISSGLIMESELQELFPQIEFLPARSTEEYQMLRFSEDIDMVFSSVPLKTPVTSYVVKPIMTPLEKNELVKKVQQAFYVSERGVHSIEEILEVIFPYIDLKEGMTKRKLRQIVERKINKELNRREDQRPMLSELLTKETIQFTDKQLTWQEAITEAAQPLLTTNKIEEKYVGAMIEKVMEHGPFIHIGKGIALPHARPEDGVKEIGMSLLKVTDPVLLSDDEKHPIQLFICLAAVDNEMHLKALASLTKILSNKERLASLLEAKDVEEIIHVIKEGEDEK encoded by the coding sequence ATGATCAATTACCGCTTGAGTTATCTGTTTGAGGAAACGAACAGACAAAAATTGATAAGACTGACGAACTTGGAGGAAGAGACTCTAAAAATAGAATTAACAAAAATCAATCATTTTTGTGAAAAAAAGCTAGGGCAAAAAATAAATATCTCTGGAGAGGAGATACTGGTTCCAGAGGCGATTCGACGACGATGGTCTGAAGTCCTCTTCGAAGTGTCAAAACAGGAACTATATTTTTCTGAAGAGGAAAGACAAGCCATGATCTATCTTCTTGCTTTTTCGATGGTTGATGACTTATCTGTTTATTATTTTCAAGAATTATTCAATGTAAGTAAGAATACAGTTTTAAAAGATGTCAGAAATTTAAGAATGAAACTCCAAGAGGAAGACATTCGACTGATTTATTCGAGAAAAAAAGGCTTCTACATAGATGGCGCTGAACTTGATGTTCGCCGCGTAGCTTATTCAACTGTGGGAGTACTAACAGACACCAAGAACGGCCACTGGTTACTTTTTGAAGGGATCTATGGCATTTCTAGAACGAATTATGTTGTGGTGAGAGACCGCCTGCTTCGTATTTTAGAGGAATTTGATTTAATCATCGTTCCTAGTCGTTTTGAGGAAATGTTGTATTTTATTAGTTTTTTATTGTCACGGATCACAAAAAAAGCAGTTTTTCTAACTGAAAAAGATAAAGAGATGCTGACCTCTTTGAATGTCTATCAAGCAAGCAAAAAATTTTTAACAGATTTTGGTCAAATCAAAAATCAAGTAGAAGAAGAATGCTATTTGACTGTGCTGTTAAAAACTGTTTTACAAGGCGATATCGAGGATCACTCTGTAGAATTTTTATTGGAATGTGCAAGAGAGGTCATCCATGAGATGGAACGTTTATCCGCTGTCCGGTTTGTTGACTATCGGAAATTATTGATGAATTTCTTTTATCATCTTGTTCCCGCTTATTTTCGTATCCGCTATCGATTCACATTGAATAATGTGTTGATCGATGAAATCAAAACCCAATATCGAGAATTATTTGAATTGACTCGTTTAGCGCTTTATCCACTCAAACAATTAGTTGGCGAGATTCCGGATACAGAAATTGGTTATTTTACGATTTTATTTGGTGGAGAGATCAGAAAACAAAAGGAGCGACATCATTACCAACGATTAAAGGCGATGATCGTCTGCCCGAGTGGCATCAGCTCTGGCTTGATCATGGAATCGGAATTACAAGAGCTATTTCCACAAATCGAATTTTTGCCAGCACGATCAACAGAAGAATATCAGATGCTTCGTTTTTCGGAAGACATTGATATGGTGTTTTCCAGTGTCCCACTAAAAACACCGGTGACCAGTTATGTTGTGAAACCCATCATGACTCCTTTAGAAAAAAATGAATTAGTTAAAAAGGTCCAACAAGCATTTTATGTTTCAGAAAGAGGTGTGCATTCGATCGAAGAAATTTTGGAAGTGATTTTTCCATATATTGATTTGAAAGAGGGAATGACAAAGAGGAAACTGCGACAGATCGTCGAGAGAAAAATAAACAAAGAATTGAACAGAAGGGAAGATCAACGGCCGATGTTATCAGAATTATTAACAAAAGAAACCATACAATTTACGGACAAACAACTGACATGGCAAGAAGCCATCACCGAGGCAGCTCAGCCTTTGTTAACGACCAATAAAATCGAAGAAAAGTATGTGGGGGCGATGATCGAAAAGGTCATGGAACATGGGCCCTTTATCCATATCGGAAAAGGAATTGCTTTGCCTCATGCACGACCAGAAGATGGAGTGAAAGAAATTGGGATGTCATTACTGAAGGTAACTGATCCAGTCTTATTGAGCGACGATGAAAAGCATCCCATCCAATTATTTATCTGTTTAGCAGCAGTGGACAACGAGATGCACTTGAAAGCTTTAGCTAGCTTGACGAAAATTTTGTCGAATAAAGAACGTTTAGCGTCATTACTCGAAGCGAAAGATGTAGAAGAAATCATCCATGTAATCAAAGAAGGGGAAGATGAAAAATGA